Proteins from a single region of Dyadobacter fanqingshengii:
- a CDS encoding NRAMP family divalent metal transporter produces MASNKSSKALLGAAFLMATSAVGPGFLTQTTVFTQQLATSFGFIILLTVIIDLCAQFNIWQIITVSGKRAQELANELFPGLGYMLAFLIVIGGFAFNIGNVAGAGLGLEAMTGMNVKVGAVLSAAIAIGIFLFKEAGKVMDIFSRVLGMLMIILILYIAFTSHPPLVSALHHTILPEKFDAMAAVTLVGGTVGGYISFAGAHRLLDSGISGEASLSQVNRSAATGILITTVIRYLLFLAALGVVLSGATINPENPTASIFEQAAGSAGRQIFGLVIWSAAITSVVGAAYTSISFVRSFHPFLEKYHSALTITFIAISTAVFAMIGKPVKVLVFVGTLNGFVLPVALATLLIASGKSRLMGTYKHSRILLVMGWLVVAVMAVLGFGIY; encoded by the coding sequence ATGGCAAGCAACAAGTCCTCCAAAGCATTACTAGGCGCTGCATTCCTGATGGCAACCTCGGCAGTTGGACCGGGTTTTCTGACGCAAACAACCGTTTTTACCCAGCAACTTGCCACCAGCTTCGGCTTTATCATTCTACTGACGGTCATCATTGACCTTTGTGCGCAATTTAACATTTGGCAAATTATCACCGTTTCGGGAAAACGAGCGCAAGAGCTGGCGAATGAATTGTTTCCCGGACTGGGTTATATGCTGGCTTTTCTGATCGTGATTGGCGGTTTTGCATTTAACATTGGCAATGTTGCCGGGGCTGGTTTAGGCTTGGAGGCCATGACCGGAATGAATGTGAAAGTCGGGGCAGTTTTGAGCGCGGCGATTGCGATTGGAATTTTTCTATTCAAAGAAGCTGGAAAAGTAATGGACATTTTCAGTCGTGTGCTGGGCATGCTCATGATTATTTTGATCTTATACATTGCCTTCACCTCGCACCCGCCGCTCGTTTCCGCATTGCATCACACCATTTTACCCGAAAAATTTGACGCGATGGCGGCTGTGACATTGGTCGGCGGGACAGTTGGCGGATACATTTCATTTGCAGGCGCGCACCGGTTGCTGGATAGCGGGATCAGCGGGGAGGCTTCATTGTCGCAAGTGAATCGGAGTGCTGCGACAGGCATTTTAATCACGACCGTCATTCGTTATTTGCTATTTCTTGCAGCATTGGGTGTCGTTTTATCCGGTGCCACCATAAATCCCGAAAATCCAACCGCTTCCATTTTCGAACAAGCCGCAGGATCGGCGGGACGGCAGATTTTCGGTTTGGTAATTTGGAGCGCAGCCATTACTTCCGTAGTCGGCGCGGCTTACACGTCGATTTCTTTCGTCCGTTCATTTCATCCGTTTTTGGAAAAATATCATTCTGCATTGACCATTACTTTCATTGCCATTTCCACCGCCGTGTTTGCAATGATTGGTAAACCCGTGAAAGTGCTGGTCTTTGTGGGCACGTTGAATGGTTTTGTGCTGCCAGTAGCGTTGGCTACTTTACTGATTGCAAGCGGGAAATCGCGGCTAATGGGCACTTACAAACATTCGCGCATCTTACTCGTGATGGGCTGGCTCGTTGTTGCGGTCATGGCGGTATTGGGATTTGGAATCTATTAA
- a CDS encoding hydantoinase B/oxoprolinase family protein has protein sequence MGKINAPYWKIWVDTGGTFTDCLAIDSEGIKTRLKVLSSGCVRGRIVGKVADNTFQYAASWPFEAGLLKGYTLRVLENGLISKVVLVDSFNQTFKLENDLPFSKNTDFEIFSGEEAPVLAARLLTKTRLSETLPALEMRLGTTKGTNALLERKGAKTLLVVTKSFKDLLYIGNQQRPSLFQLDIPEPRVLYSEVLEVDERLDASGNVIHDLHVADLTTLTSSENADSIAISLLHSYQNNAHELLVERAFCDGGAKYVSVSSKLFPFSHYLRRTQTAVVNAYLYPVLDQYLTNIKNSLGGSPLGECSLKVMTSTGSLSEVNGFRAKDSLLSGPAGGMVAAANAGKRLGFPKTITFDMGGTSTDTALIDGRPELKYVTEIDGIEFHNPTLAIETVAAGGGSICWFDGFSLQVGPESAGASPGPACYGAGGPLTITDVNLLLGKLDASKFGIPVRADAAMDALIALQNNIKTQTGNSLSFQELLSGLESIANEKMADAIRKISVEKGINPADFALITFGGAGGLHSCQLADLLDIKTVIIPYDAGLFSAVGMGEALISTIVSKQILLPWRVAEDKIEHWKNELLQEGAEKLQNQAVNVFETAFCYVYLRFAGQENTIEVNYDGAETLSAFKKLYTAQFGYYPANLTVELESLKLMVQERAAPIVPETIIKDGLPANALRTIKPLFQTDLSKSELIKTKNFDSENAANLFEWDQLDAGDQIIGPAILLNSTSTAYIPNGWKLIIQNSKDAVAFKTSEMQVKAEKQSEEIALQLFTNRFKSIADEMGVQLQRTAFSVNVKERLDFSCALLDQNGELLVNAQHIPVHLGSMGICGRLVKKAIEIGPGDVVITNHPKYGGSHLPDITLISGIFTAERECVGYVINRAHHAEVGGKTPGSMPPDATCLAEEGVIILPQYLIKKNVFQWDAIRSLFTEGPFPTRHFLSNEADIIAALSALRKGSEQMLKLVDLHGLETVRKYMTLLKKNAVAQLETALMSLHGQTFEATELLDDGHKIQVVVSIAREKQVFDFTGTSKVHPNNLNANISILYSAILYVLRLLVNKEIPLNDGLMKNVDIILPENSFLHPDFSDDPFECPAVVGGNTEVSQRLVDTLLKAFGLAACSQGTMNNFLFGDEQFGYYETIGGGTGAGPGFHGRSAVHQHMTNTRITDPEQLERKYPVRLLEFGIRKNSGGKGTFNGGDGIVRKFEFLKPLQVTLMGQHRKYAPYGLNGGEDGKCGAHTLISGDETSLLHGICSLKAKEGDILVIETPGGGGFG, from the coding sequence TTGGGAAAAATTAATGCTCCTTATTGGAAAATCTGGGTTGATACGGGTGGGACTTTTACGGATTGCCTGGCCATCGATTCAGAGGGAATTAAGACCAGATTGAAAGTTTTGAGTTCGGGCTGTGTACGAGGACGAATTGTTGGCAAAGTTGCTGACAACACATTTCAATATGCGGCTTCCTGGCCTTTTGAAGCCGGCTTGTTAAAAGGTTATACATTGCGCGTGCTTGAAAATGGGTTAATTAGCAAAGTCGTTTTAGTCGATTCTTTCAATCAGACATTCAAGCTGGAAAATGATCTTCCATTTTCCAAAAACACCGATTTTGAAATTTTCAGCGGTGAAGAAGCGCCGGTTCTCGCGGCAAGGCTATTGACCAAAACACGCCTGAGCGAAACATTGCCTGCGCTCGAAATGCGTCTGGGGACAACAAAAGGGACAAACGCATTACTTGAACGGAAAGGAGCCAAGACACTTTTAGTGGTTACCAAAAGTTTTAAAGACCTGCTTTACATTGGCAACCAACAACGCCCTTCCCTTTTTCAACTAGACATTCCCGAACCAAGGGTGCTTTATTCGGAAGTTTTGGAAGTTGATGAGCGATTGGACGCTTCTGGAAATGTGATTCACGATTTGCATGTTGCAGATTTAACAACATTAACATCTTCGGAAAATGCAGATTCCATTGCTATTTCCCTGCTTCACTCCTATCAAAACAATGCACATGAGCTTTTGGTAGAAAGGGCTTTTTGTGATGGTGGAGCAAAATACGTTTCCGTTTCGTCCAAACTTTTCCCGTTCTCGCATTATCTCCGCCGCACGCAAACTGCCGTAGTGAACGCTTATCTCTATCCTGTTTTAGATCAATATTTGACTAATATTAAAAATTCGCTGGGCGGCAGTCCGCTGGGGGAATGCAGCCTGAAAGTAATGACAAGCACAGGCAGCCTTTCGGAAGTCAATGGCTTCCGCGCGAAAGACAGCTTACTGAGCGGTCCGGCGGGCGGAATGGTGGCGGCGGCAAATGCTGGCAAACGGCTTGGATTTCCCAAAACCATCACCTTTGATATGGGCGGGACGAGCACCGATACGGCGCTCATTGATGGCCGGCCGGAACTGAAATACGTTACGGAAATTGACGGCATAGAATTCCATAACCCAACATTGGCGATTGAAACCGTTGCTGCGGGAGGCGGATCTATTTGCTGGTTTGATGGTTTTTCACTGCAAGTAGGGCCGGAAAGTGCCGGCGCTTCGCCTGGACCTGCGTGTTATGGAGCCGGTGGGCCGCTTACGATTACGGATGTGAATTTGCTTTTGGGGAAATTGGATGCCTCTAAATTTGGGATTCCGGTTCGGGCTGACGCTGCAATGGATGCACTAATCGCTTTGCAAAACAACATTAAAACGCAAACTGGAAACTCACTTTCATTTCAAGAGCTGTTGTCTGGCTTGGAAAGCATTGCCAATGAGAAAATGGCTGATGCGATCCGTAAAATCTCTGTTGAAAAAGGCATTAATCCTGCTGATTTTGCGCTCATCACTTTTGGCGGCGCGGGTGGTTTGCACAGTTGCCAGCTGGCCGATTTACTGGATATAAAAACGGTCATTATTCCTTACGACGCGGGACTTTTCAGTGCCGTGGGAATGGGCGAGGCGCTGATCAGCACCATTGTTTCAAAACAAATCCTGCTGCCATGGCGAGTAGCGGAGGATAAAATTGAACATTGGAAAAATGAGCTTTTGCAAGAAGGCGCTGAAAAACTACAAAATCAAGCTGTTAATGTGTTTGAGACTGCATTTTGCTATGTTTATCTCCGGTTTGCAGGACAGGAAAATACGATCGAAGTCAATTACGACGGCGCTGAAACGTTAAGCGCTTTTAAAAAACTTTACACTGCACAATTTGGCTATTATCCTGCAAACCTGACGGTTGAATTAGAAAGTTTGAAACTGATGGTTCAGGAAAGAGCTGCTCCTATTGTGCCGGAAACGATCATTAAGGACGGACTTCCAGCAAATGCATTAAGAACCATTAAACCACTATTTCAGACTGACTTGTCCAAGTCTGAATTAATTAAAACTAAAAACTTTGATTCTGAGAACGCTGCGAACCTTTTCGAATGGGACCAGCTTGATGCGGGCGACCAAATCATTGGCCCGGCAATCCTATTGAACAGCACTTCCACCGCTTACATTCCGAATGGCTGGAAACTAATTATTCAAAACAGCAAAGACGCGGTTGCTTTCAAGACTTCCGAAATGCAGGTTAAAGCCGAAAAGCAAAGCGAAGAAATTGCATTGCAGCTTTTTACCAACCGTTTCAAATCCATTGCGGATGAAATGGGCGTCCAGTTGCAGCGGACTGCCTTTTCGGTGAATGTAAAGGAGCGGCTGGATTTTTCGTGTGCATTGCTCGATCAGAATGGCGAATTGCTGGTGAATGCGCAGCATATCCCGGTGCATTTGGGCAGCATGGGCATTTGCGGACGGTTAGTAAAGAAGGCGATTGAGATTGGTCCAGGGGATGTGGTCATTACAAATCATCCAAAATACGGCGGCTCGCATTTGCCTGACATTACATTAATTTCGGGCATTTTTACGGCTGAAAGAGAATGCGTTGGTTACGTTATCAACCGCGCGCACCATGCGGAAGTGGGAGGAAAAACGCCGGGCTCTATGCCGCCGGATGCGACTTGTCTGGCCGAGGAAGGCGTCATTATTCTGCCTCAATACTTGATTAAAAAAAATGTATTTCAATGGGACGCCATTCGCAGCCTGTTCACCGAAGGCCCCTTTCCTACCCGGCATTTCTTGTCCAATGAGGCCGACATTATCGCCGCATTATCTGCATTAAGGAAAGGCAGCGAGCAGATGTTGAAATTGGTGGATTTGCATGGATTGGAAACGGTGCGGAAATACATGACGCTTTTAAAGAAAAACGCAGTTGCACAACTTGAAACAGCATTAATGTCTCTTCACGGCCAAACTTTTGAAGCAACGGAGCTTTTGGATGATGGTCATAAAATCCAGGTCGTGGTTTCTATCGCTCGTGAAAAACAGGTTTTTGATTTCACAGGAACTTCAAAAGTCCATCCTAACAACCTCAATGCAAATATTTCGATCTTGTACAGTGCGATTTTATATGTGTTAAGGTTATTGGTAAACAAAGAAATCCCACTAAATGATGGCTTGATGAAGAATGTGGACATTATCCTGCCCGAAAATAGTTTTCTGCATCCTGACTTTTCTGACGACCCTTTTGAATGTCCGGCTGTGGTCGGCGGCAACACGGAAGTGAGCCAGCGGTTGGTGGATACATTGCTCAAAGCATTTGGATTGGCGGCGTGTAGCCAGGGGACGATGAATAATTTCCTTTTCGGCGACGAGCAATTTGGCTATTATGAAACCATAGGCGGCGGAACAGGCGCAGGTCCGGGCTTTCATGGCCGGTCTGCCGTGCACCAGCACATGACCAACACACGCATTACCGATCCTGAGCAGTTGGAACGCAAATATCCGGTGCGCTTATTGGAATTCGGCATCCGAAAAAATTCAGGTGGAAAAGGAACATTCAACGGCGGCGATGGCATTGTGCGGAAATTCGAATTTCTGAAACCATTGCAAGTGACCTTAATGGGACAACACAGAAAATATGCACCTTATGGATTGAATGGCGGAGAGGATGGAAAGTGCGGCGCGCACACATTGATTAGTGGAGACGAAACATCCTTACTACACGGAATTTGCAGTTTGAAAGCGAAGGAAGGCGATATTCTGGTTATCGAAACGCCAGGCGGCGGCGGATTTGGTTAA
- a CDS encoding AraC family transcriptional regulator yields MKVVQFTIPVSKEHTIVVQEDILPHYYNHLHRHREVQIEWVVEGSGILIAGNYMQRFESGEVYIIGANQSHIFKNDEAYFNPEEKKQIHSVSIFFNPTQLHQNILSLPEMASIRKFVDGLHNGYQIPESALPIVQKTISELKQNKDSMRVASFISLLHLFSTIRDIKPLATNNSEQIISEVEGIRMDQIFQYLVTNYKRHISLAEISEISNLTPQAFCRYFKKHTDKTFISFLNEVRVNEACKIIISGKFDSFSDVSYQTGFDNVTNFNRVFKKIMGKSPREFHKDFRERVG; encoded by the coding sequence ATGAAAGTCGTTCAATTCACCATTCCCGTTTCCAAGGAGCACACCATTGTGGTGCAGGAAGATATTTTGCCGCATTATTACAATCATTTGCACCGGCACCGGGAAGTTCAGATTGAATGGGTGGTGGAAGGCTCCGGCATCCTCATCGCCGGGAATTATATGCAAAGGTTTGAGTCAGGCGAAGTCTACATTATCGGCGCCAATCAGTCGCATATTTTTAAAAACGACGAAGCCTATTTCAATCCCGAAGAAAAAAAACAGATCCACTCCGTTTCCATTTTTTTCAATCCAACGCAGCTGCACCAAAACATTCTGAGCCTGCCGGAAATGGCCAGCATCAGGAAATTTGTGGACGGCCTGCACAATGGTTACCAGATTCCGGAATCCGCATTGCCCATCGTCCAAAAAACGATTTCAGAATTAAAACAAAACAAAGACAGCATGCGGGTCGCGTCGTTCATTTCGCTCCTGCATTTGTTCTCCACCATCCGCGACATTAAACCACTGGCGACCAACAACAGCGAGCAAATCATTTCCGAAGTCGAAGGAATCCGCATGGACCAGATTTTCCAATATCTGGTCACCAATTACAAAAGGCACATTTCCCTCGCCGAAATCTCCGAAATCTCAAACCTCACGCCCCAGGCATTCTGCCGCTATTTCAAAAAACACACCGACAAAACCTTCATCAGCTTCCTCAACGAAGTCCGCGTCAACGAAGCCTGCAAAATTATCATTTCAGGGAAATTTGACAGCTTTTCGGATGTGAGTTACCAGACTGGGTTCGATAATGTGACTAACTTTAATAGGGTTTTCAAAAAGATTATGGGAAAGTCACCGAGGGAATTTCACAAGGATTTCCGCGAGCGGGTTGGGTGA
- a CDS encoding S9 family peptidase yields MAQNSSQKHRLLTLFAGSLITMFSQKSIAQQSALPPYHPDASEISASYKHMELMDSVTKGTILKATIQPTWQSDGNSFWYRNVLKDSLTEYVFVNPTTGKKTSPLDKKELANAISKTLDSTLSADKLLLSEIYSDPKNQTLFVQTTGKWFAFNTKTKTAKKLDKLLIERPKEIGWTRARSRWRPFRADSTSPDKKLTAVIRNGNIFLEKKEEKNAQQLTFEGNPLKPFGELSWSPDGKYIVAYRITPHEERQISIIMSSLPNTTRGEVKTRGYAQPGDEFTSYEMFVVNVETKALTKVKSDMIDFFEAPVIRWRHGDNTHFTYEKVDRGHQRFRVIDVNAATGETRNLIDEKTETFIYQNLIYTHYQPEKHEIIWSSEKDGWRHLYLVDELSGKIKNPITKGNWVVRDIDSIDTQKREVWFRASGMNADEDPYHIHYYRIKFDGSGLVKLTDHAKATHQLTFSPDRTYYIDTYSTMMSPPVSELRKTVDGSLVTKLEEADISQYLALGFQLPEIFKAKGRDGETDIWGIVYRPSKFDPTKKYPIIENIYAGPHDSFVPKAFRSYGEMQSMAELGFIVVQMDGMGTANRSKAFHDVCWKNLADAGFPDRIAWMKALASKYAYIDSTRVGIYGTSAGGQNSLGALLFHPGFYDAAVSACGCHDNRVDKQWWNEQWMGYPVGKHYDEQSNITNAAKLQGDLLLIVGEADTNVPPESTYRVADALIKSNKDFELLVVPGMGHSDGGTYGRRKKRDFFVNKLLGVTPPNRNKTDLTPQ; encoded by the coding sequence ATGGCGCAAAATTCCAGTCAAAAGCATCGTTTGCTGACGCTCTTTGCCGGCTCGCTGATCACAATGTTTTCCCAAAAAAGCATTGCCCAGCAATCCGCATTGCCTCCTTATCATCCCGATGCTTCCGAAATCAGTGCATCTTACAAGCACATGGAATTGATGGATTCTGTGACCAAAGGGACGATTTTGAAGGCAACGATCCAGCCCACATGGCAATCGGACGGAAATTCTTTTTGGTACAGAAACGTGTTGAAAGACAGCCTTACGGAATATGTTTTTGTAAATCCAACGACAGGTAAAAAGACGAGTCCACTAGACAAGAAAGAACTGGCAAACGCAATTTCAAAAACGCTGGATTCAACATTGTCAGCCGATAAATTGTTGCTTAGCGAGATTTATTCAGACCCTAAAAATCAAACCTTATTTGTACAAACAACAGGCAAATGGTTCGCATTTAATACAAAAACCAAAACAGCTAAAAAGCTTGACAAACTGCTTATCGAACGCCCGAAAGAAATAGGCTGGACGCGGGCGAGAAGTCGATGGAGACCGTTCCGGGCGGACAGCACTTCGCCGGATAAAAAGCTTACCGCTGTCATCCGAAACGGCAATATTTTTTTAGAGAAAAAAGAAGAAAAAAATGCCCAACAGCTCACATTTGAAGGAAATCCGCTGAAACCTTTTGGCGAACTCAGCTGGTCGCCGGATGGAAAATACATTGTTGCTTACCGGATTACGCCGCATGAAGAACGGCAGATCAGCATCATTATGTCGTCTTTGCCGAACACGACGCGCGGCGAGGTGAAAACGCGTGGCTATGCGCAGCCAGGAGATGAATTTACGTCTTATGAAATGTTTGTGGTGAATGTCGAGACAAAGGCATTGACCAAAGTCAAATCGGACATGATCGACTTTTTCGAGGCGCCGGTGATTCGTTGGCGGCATGGGGATAACACGCATTTTACTTACGAAAAAGTGGATCGCGGGCACCAGCGTTTCCGGGTGATTGATGTGAATGCGGCGACGGGTGAAACGCGGAATCTGATTGACGAAAAAACGGAGACATTTATTTACCAAAACCTGATTTACACGCATTACCAGCCCGAAAAACACGAAATCATCTGGTCATCGGAAAAAGACGGCTGGCGGCATTTATATCTGGTGGATGAGCTTTCAGGAAAGATCAAAAATCCGATTACCAAAGGCAACTGGGTGGTTCGTGACATTGACAGCATTGACACACAAAAACGCGAAGTGTGGTTCCGCGCGAGCGGCATGAATGCGGATGAAGACCCTTATCACATTCATTATTACAGAATCAAATTCGACGGCAGCGGACTCGTAAAACTGACGGATCATGCGAAAGCAACGCACCAACTCACTTTTTCACCCGACCGCACTTACTACATTGACACTTACTCAACGATGATGAGCCCGCCGGTTTCTGAGCTGCGGAAAACGGTGGACGGCTCATTGGTTACCAAACTCGAAGAGGCCGACATTTCACAATATCTGGCATTGGGCTTCCAGTTACCCGAGATTTTCAAGGCCAAAGGACGCGATGGCGAAACGGATATCTGGGGCATTGTTTACCGGCCAAGCAAGTTTGATCCAACTAAAAAATACCCGATCATCGAGAACATTTACGCCGGTCCACACGATTCGTTTGTTCCCAAAGCATTCCGTTCTTACGGCGAAATGCAGAGCATGGCCGAGCTTGGATTTATTGTGGTGCAGATGGATGGAATGGGCACGGCCAACCGCTCGAAAGCTTTTCATGATGTATGTTGGAAAAACCTCGCCGATGCCGGTTTTCCCGACCGCATTGCCTGGATGAAAGCATTGGCCTCAAAATACGCTTACATTGATTCGACCCGCGTGGGCATTTACGGCACGTCCGCGGGCGGGCAAAATTCACTCGGCGCATTGCTTTTCCACCCCGGATTTTACGACGCAGCTGTTTCGGCCTGCGGATGCCATGACAACCGCGTGGATAAGCAATGGTGGAATGAACAATGGATGGGTTACCCCGTCGGCAAGCATTACGACGAACAATCCAACATTACCAACGCCGCAAAATTGCAGGGCGACTTGCTGCTGATCGTGGGTGAAGCGGATACGAATGTGCCACCCGAATCGACTTACCGCGTTGCGGATGCATTAATCAAATCGAATAAGGATTTTGAATTGCTGGTGGTGCCGGGCATGGGCCACAGCGACGGCGGGACTTACGGACGAAGGAAAAAAAGAGACTTTTTTGTGAATAAGCTATTGGGCGTAACGCCTCCGAATAGGAATAAAACAGACCTAACACCACAGTAA